In the Thermomicrobiales bacterium genome, GGGCCAGCCCTGGCTGGGGCTGGAGGTCGGCCAGTCGCCGGTGCTCTACGTCGACGCCGAGCTGGACGTGGCCGAGTTCGGCCGGCGCGCCTACCGGGTGGCTCGGGGGATCGGGCTGGAGCGCCCGCCGGCCGGCCTGCACTACCTGCGGGTGGAAGGGTCGCTGATCGACGACGCGCAGATCGACCGCGTGGAGCAGGCGCTGGCGATCACCGGCGCGGGGCTGATGGTGATCGACTCGCTGATGGCGGCGACCGCCGGGGCCGACCTGGAGCGCTCGCACGACACCGTCTCGCTGTTCACCCTGCTGCGGCGCTGGGGGACGGTCCTGGCGATCGACCACGTGCCCAAGCTGCAGGCCGGCGGCAACTTCGGCCAATCAACACAGTTTGGCTCAGTGTTCAAGCGCAACCTCTCGCGCTCGGCGCTCCAGCTGATCCAGGCGGACGCCGGCGGGCTGTGGCTGCGCCAGACGAAGCACAACTTCGGCCCGAAGGCCGCGCCAGTGGGGATCGGCATGGAGTTCGGCGCCGGCGTCGTCAGCATCGAGCGCATGGCCATCGGCGACGACCGCCTGTCTGGCATCACCGACCACCTGCCGGCCCTGGAGCGTGTGGCGCGCGAGCTGGGCCAGCACCCGGCCGGCATCACGCCGGACGAGCTGGCGACGGGGCTGGAGCTATCGTCGAAGACGGTGCGGAACTACCTCACGACACTCCGGCAGCAAAAGCGAGCGCGGTCGGACAGTGGGCGGTGGCTGCTGTGTGAAGACAATTCCCAAATTCCCAATCCCTTAGGGGTCAGGAATTTGGGAATTGAGAACCCGAAGGAGATCCCCGATCAGGCGTTCTGCAGCGTCTGTGGCAAGCTGCTGCCGCTGCCGGAGGACCGGGAACGCGGCTATCACACGCGCTGCGCCTCTGCTGCGGGGCCGCCTGTCGATGATGGCGAGTTCTGGATCGATTCCTAATTCCCAACCCCTTAGGGGTCAGGAATTTGGGAATTTGGGAATGACCGTCGCGGCAGACCGGCAGCCACCCCATATGGCTTGTCATCCTGAGCGCGCACGCGAAGGATCTCTCCTGCGTTCGGGCTGGCATCGAGCGGGTAGGGAGATGCTTCGCTGAGGCTCAGCATGACAAAGGGCGGGGTCGGCAGCCACCCGGCTGGCTTGTCATCCTGAGGCCGCAGCCGAAGGATCTCTCCTGCGTTCGACTGGCATCCAGCATGGGGGGAGATGCTTCGCTGAGGCTCGGGATGACAATACCCGAAGATAGATCAGGTCGACCGAGTCGCTGGCGACGTAGCCGCGCAGGATGTCGAGGTTGTCGCCCCAGTACAGATCGCCCATCGCCGGCCGGCCCTTCGCTGACAGGTGCAACGTGTGCGCCCGAGCATCCGCGAAAACGCCGCCCCTGTCAATGCTCAACTCGGCAGCGCCCGCAGGACGATTCCCAAATTCCCAAATTCCTGACCCCTAAGGGGTTGGGAATTGGGAATCGCGGGACGAGCGTCCCGAGTACCATTACCGACAACGACAGGGAGGGTGGTGAGGCATGACAGTCGGTTCCTCGTATCTCAAGGGCGCGGCAGTAGTGGTCATCGGCGCAGGGGCGGTCGGGTCGGTGACGGCGTACCGGCTGGCGCAGGCCGGCGCGGCGGTGACCGTCATCGAGCGACGCTACCCGGGGGCCGGCACGTCCGGCAGCACGTTCGCCTGGCTGAACTCGTTCGGCAAGACCCCGCGCGATTACCACCGGCTCAACCTGCGCTCGATCGGCGAGCACCAGGACCTGGCCCGCGAGCTGGGCGGCGACTGGGTCCACATCGGCGGCGGCATCACCTGGGCGCACCACGACGACCGCGACCACGCCGAGCCACTGCGCGAGCGCGTGCGCAACCTGCATCAGTGGGGGTACAGGGTGGAGACGCTCAGCCCCGAGCAGGTGATGCGCGAGCTGGAGCCGGACCTGTTCATTGACCCGGACCGCGTCGAGGAGGTCTACGTCGCCCCGCATGAGGGCTGGCTGAATGGCGTCGGCCTTTGCCACGGCGCGCTCAGCGCGGCAGTCCGTCGCTACGGAGCGCAGATCGTCCGTGACGAGGTCGTCGGGCTCGTGGTCCAGTCCGGCGCAGTCGAGGGGGTTGTGCTGGCCAGCGGGGAGCGCCTGGCTGCCGACGCAGTGATCAACGCGGCCGGCCCCGACGCCGCCCGGATCGCCGCGCTGGCGGGGGTCGATCTCCCCGTCGATCGGCAGCCCGGCCTGCTCGTCGTCACCGAACCTGCGCCAGTGTCGCTCCGCAGCGTCGTGCATGCGCCGGAGACGTTCGTCCACCACGACGGTGGCTGGCGCCTGCTGCTGCACCGCGACGACTACGACGCGCTGGTCGAGACGGAGCAGCCCCTGCCGGCCGGCGACCCGTTCCCGCTACAGGCGATCGCCAACGCAGCGAAGATCCTGCCCGGCATCGCCGGAGTGCGGCCCGACGGGATGCGCCTCGGCGTCCGCGCCATGCCGCGCGACGGGCACCCGATCATCGGCTTCGACGCGGGCGTGGCCGGCCTCTACCACCTCGTCATGCACAGCGGCATCACCCTCTCGGCCATCGTCTCCAACCTCGTCCGCGACGACCTCCTCGGCCTGGAAGTGCCGGAGCTGACGCCGTACCGGCCGGCGCGATAGCGAGGAGGGGACCTCACCCCCCTGCCCCCTCTCCCGTGGGGAGAGGGGGTGTCATCACCCGGGCGGGTTTGGGTGCTGCTGTGGACGCCTCCCCTGTGAGGGGAGACGAGCACGAACGGTTCGCGCCCCAACCCACCCCTTCTCCCGTGGGGAGAGGGGGCAGGGGGTGAGGTCCCCCTCGCCTACCGCTCGTCCAGCAAGCTCCCGATCCGCGTGATTCCGATCGTGACCTTCTCGGCGCCGACCTTGACCTCGGCCTCCCAGGCTGCGGCCTCGACCCAGCCGGGGGCGGCCTCGCGGGCCAGCGTCTCGGCGGCGATGTCCTCCAGGTGGCGTTCGATCGCCTCGGCTACCTCCGTGCCGGATTCCGTCTGCCAGGCCAGCCGGATCGTGTCCTCAACCCGCAGGCCGGCCTCCTTGCGCGCGTCCTGCACCCCGCGGATGAAGTCCCGCGCCAGCCCCTCGTGGATCAGCTCCCGCGTCAGCGTCGTGTCCAGCGCCACCAACAGATCGCCCTCTTCGGCGACGTTGAACCCCTCGCGCTCGCGCACGTCCACCAGCAGCTCGTCCGGCGTCAGCAAGTACGCCTCGCCGCCGGCCACCAGCTCCAGCGATTCGCCGGCCCGCACAGTCGCCGCCACTCGCGCCGGGTCAGCCTCGGCCAACGCCGCGCGGATCCCGCCCAGCGCCTTGCCGTACTTCGGCCCCAGCAGCGAGAGATTCGGCCGGATGACGTAGGTCGCGTAGACCGACGGGTCGTCGATATGCCCGAGCGCCTTGACGTTCAGCTCGTCCAGCAGCTGGTCCTGCATCCGCTCGATCGCCGCATACGTCTCCGGGTCGCGGGCCCAGACGAGCGCGGCCGGCAGCGGCTGACGCACCTTGACGCTGGCCTTGTTGCGCGCCGAGCGGCCCAGGTTGACTGCCGCCAGCAGCGCCGCCATGTCGCGATCCAGCGCCGCGTCCACCTTCGCGGCGTCGGCCACCGGGTAGTCCAGCAGGTGCACCGAGACGGTCGCCTCCGGGTCCACCGAGCGCACGAGGTTGTCGTACATCTCCTCGCTGGTGAACGGCAGGAACGGCGCGAGCAGCATCGTGAGCGTCACCAGCGCCTCGCGTAGCGTCTGGTAGGCGGCAGCCTTGTCGCGGTCGGCCTCCGTCTTCCAGAAGCGCCGCCGGTTGCGCCGGATGTACCAGTTCGACAGCTCATCCACCACGAAGCGCTCCAGCACGCGGGTGG is a window encoding:
- a CDS encoding AAA family ATPase — its product is MSLSALHDHTHSAWDTDRARRFADLGIVELSRYNEPEARRYRVADLVPADATTSLYADGGSGKSLLAVHLASHVALGQPWLGLEVGQSPVLYVDAELDVAEFGRRAYRVARGIGLERPPAGLHYLRVEGSLIDDAQIDRVEQALAITGAGLMVIDSLMAATAGADLERSHDTVSLFTLLRRWGTVLAIDHVPKLQAGGNFGQSTQFGSVFKRNLSRSALQLIQADAGGLWLRQTKHNFGPKAAPVGIGMEFGAGVVSIERMAIGDDRLSGITDHLPALERVARELGQHPAGITPDELATGLELSSKTVRNYLTTLRQQKRARSDSGRWLLCEDNSQIPNPLGVRNLGIENPKEIPDQAFCSVCGKLLPLPEDRERGYHTRCASAAGPPVDDGEFWIDS
- a CDS encoding FAD-binding oxidoreductase, which translates into the protein MTVGSSYLKGAAVVVIGAGAVGSVTAYRLAQAGAAVTVIERRYPGAGTSGSTFAWLNSFGKTPRDYHRLNLRSIGEHQDLARELGGDWVHIGGGITWAHHDDRDHAEPLRERVRNLHQWGYRVETLSPEQVMRELEPDLFIDPDRVEEVYVAPHEGWLNGVGLCHGALSAAVRRYGAQIVRDEVVGLVVQSGAVEGVVLASGERLAADAVINAAGPDAARIAALAGVDLPVDRQPGLLVVTEPAPVSLRSVVHAPETFVHHDGGWRLLLHRDDYDALVETEQPLPAGDPFPLQAIANAAKILPGIAGVRPDGMRLGVRAMPRDGHPIIGFDAGVAGLYHLVMHSGITLSAIVSNLVRDDLLGLEVPELTPYRPAR